A single genomic interval of Flavihumibacter rivuli harbors:
- a CDS encoding class I SAM-dependent DNA methyltransferase: MILKELKPRKALNKAFLKVKPNRTEIEGFKTNLITLLDRTNDTESEEFHKNLVSDFLKETYYKQNHFINTKGRNDLVIHNGQNANSTVGVILEAKKPTNKSEMITTKKLNAKAFQELVLYYLRERITHKNLEVKHLVATNINEWFIFDEHLFERLFAQNKSFVRQFENFEASKKTTDVFYKEIAEPFIDSITSEIEFTYFNIQDFQKPLRNTDKADDNSLIALFKLLSPEHLLKLPFTNDSNSLDKRFYSELLHIIGLTETKEGSKKLIERNKAGERHTGTILEDAIIQIDSLDKLCRLEKPNQFGNTQQERLFNVALELSITWINRILFLKLLEAQLITYHKGDKSFSFLNLDKIKNYDDLNSLFFQVLARKYDERNEDVKKAFEKTPYLNSSLFEPTDIEQVTLFISNLKDDKTIPIFSQTVLKDQQGKKRTGNISTLQYLFEFLDAYDFGAEGGEDIQEDNKTLINASVLGLIFEKINGYKDGSFFTPGFITMYMCRETIRKAVVQKFNETKKWNCTTLEELYDKIEDRKEANKIVNSIKICDPAVGSGHFLVSALNEMIAVKNDLKILQDRDGKRLKEYQVEVVNDELIVTDEEGELFEYNPSNKESQRIQETLFHEKQTIIENCLFGVDINSNSVKICRLRLWIELLKNAYYKNATELETLPNIDINIKCGNSLVSRFAIDADLKQALKKSKWTIDSYRIAVDTYRNAESKEQKREMEQLIADIKSDFRSEISLNDPKVKKLRKLSGDLYQMTNQGELFEMSKKEKADWNKKVQQLSEETKKLETEIEEIKANKIFENAFEWRFEFPEVLNDDGDFVGFDMVIGNPPYLSLSKLKEQSEYFSKANYVTYSKGADIFCLFYELGGNVLKPLGFLTYITSNSWLRAIYGELLKKYFIEKLQPIALINIEDVQIFEEATVESNIITLQKSVNSKPFQVVNLSKDYSIGDSLNDYFNKNSFEFIPPSTSEWFIGNQSVGSLKSKIENGARLLKDFNVRINFGLKTGFNEAFIINEIKKNELIEADEKNAEIIKPIIRGRDLKKYSYVFENIYLINSHNGIKSIGLKRIETETEYPTIYEHLKSYSPKVEMRSDMGDHWSNLRNCAYLEDFERDKIIWGEISDKPKFAFDDEKYFAEATTFLMTGEKLKFLLAILNSKVSEWYFNLIGTTTGMGTNRWKKYKIELLPIKFPSLEQEKEIEILVNQILATKKQNPSADTTDIENQIDQLVYQLYELTDEEIKIVEGK, translated from the coding sequence ATGATTTTAAAAGAATTGAAACCAAGAAAGGCACTGAATAAAGCCTTTTTAAAAGTAAAACCGAACAGGACTGAAATTGAAGGTTTCAAGACCAATCTCATTACTTTACTCGACAGGACAAATGACACGGAAAGCGAAGAGTTTCATAAAAACTTGGTTTCCGATTTTCTCAAAGAAACTTACTACAAGCAAAACCATTTTATAAATACCAAAGGTCGAAACGACCTTGTTATTCATAACGGACAAAATGCAAACTCGACAGTTGGAGTAATTCTCGAAGCTAAAAAGCCGACCAACAAATCAGAAATGATTACAACCAAAAAACTGAATGCAAAAGCATTTCAGGAATTGGTTCTGTATTATTTACGTGAGAGAATTACACACAAAAATCTTGAAGTAAAACATTTGGTTGCGACCAACATCAACGAATGGTTCATTTTTGACGAGCATTTATTTGAAAGACTTTTTGCACAAAACAAATCGTTTGTCAGACAGTTCGAGAACTTTGAAGCAAGCAAGAAAACAACAGACGTATTTTATAAAGAGATTGCCGAGCCATTTATTGACAGCATTACTTCAGAAATTGAATTTACCTATTTCAACATTCAGGATTTTCAAAAACCGTTACGCAATACCGACAAAGCAGATGACAATTCACTGATTGCTTTATTCAAATTGTTATCGCCAGAGCATCTTTTAAAACTTCCATTCACCAACGACAGCAACAGCCTTGACAAACGCTTTTACAGCGAGTTGTTGCACATTATTGGCTTGACCGAAACCAAAGAAGGAAGCAAAAAACTCATTGAACGAAACAAAGCAGGAGAACGACACACAGGAACAATTCTTGAAGATGCCATCATTCAGATTGACAGCTTAGACAAATTGTGCCGATTGGAAAAGCCAAACCAATTCGGTAACACGCAACAGGAAAGACTTTTTAATGTTGCTCTTGAACTTTCCATTACTTGGATAAACCGCATTTTGTTTTTGAAGTTGTTGGAAGCACAACTCATTACCTATCACAAAGGCGACAAATCTTTTTCGTTTCTCAATCTTGACAAAATCAAGAACTATGACGACCTGAACAGCTTGTTTTTTCAGGTATTGGCACGCAAGTATGACGAGCGAAACGAAGATGTAAAAAAGGCATTTGAAAAAACGCCTTATCTCAATTCTTCGCTATTTGAGCCGACAGACATTGAGCAGGTTACCTTGTTTATCAGCAATCTGAAAGACGATAAAACCATTCCGATTTTTTCGCAAACCGTGCTGAAAGACCAGCAAGGCAAAAAACGGACAGGCAACATTTCCACGCTTCAATATTTGTTTGAGTTTTTAGATGCTTACGACTTTGGAGCAGAAGGTGGAGAAGATATTCAGGAAGACAACAAAACGCTGATTAACGCTTCGGTTCTCGGATTGATTTTCGAGAAAATAAACGGCTACAAAGACGGCTCATTTTTCACTCCCGGTTTCATCACAATGTATATGTGCCGTGAAACCATTCGCAAAGCCGTTGTGCAGAAATTCAACGAAACAAAAAAATGGAATTGCACAACGCTTGAAGAACTATACGACAAAATTGAAGACCGAAAAGAAGCCAATAAAATTGTAAACAGCATCAAAATTTGCGACCCTGCCGTTGGTTCTGGGCACTTTTTGGTTTCGGCACTTAATGAAATGATTGCCGTTAAAAACGACTTGAAAATTCTGCAAGACCGTGACGGAAAACGCTTGAAAGAATATCAGGTGGAAGTGGTAAATGATGAACTGATTGTAACAGACGAAGAAGGCGAACTATTTGAATACAACCCAAGCAATAAAGAAAGTCAGCGAATACAGGAAACGCTTTTTCACGAAAAGCAAACCATAATTGAAAACTGCCTATTCGGAGTGGACATCAATTCCAATTCCGTAAAAATTTGCCGTTTGCGTTTGTGGATTGAGCTTTTGAAAAACGCTTATTACAAGAACGCCACCGAATTAGAAACACTTCCGAATATTGACATCAACATCAAATGCGGCAACTCTTTAGTGAGCCGTTTTGCCATTGATGCCGACTTGAAACAAGCCTTGAAAAAAAGCAAGTGGACGATTGACAGCTACCGAATAGCTGTTGACACTTACCGTAACGCTGAAAGCAAGGAACAGAAAAGAGAAATGGAACAACTGATTGCCGACATTAAATCGGATTTCAGAAGTGAAATATCGCTGAACGACCCTAAAGTAAAGAAGCTACGCAAACTTTCAGGCGACTTGTATCAAATGACCAATCAGGGGGAACTTTTTGAAATGAGCAAAAAGGAAAAAGCCGATTGGAACAAAAAAGTACAACAACTATCCGAAGAAACCAAAAAACTTGAAACCGAAATTGAAGAAATAAAAGCCAACAAGATTTTTGAAAATGCCTTTGAATGGCGTTTTGAATTTCCTGAAGTACTGAATGATGATGGTGATTTTGTAGGCTTTGATATGGTTATTGGAAATCCGCCTTATTTATCATTGTCCAAATTAAAAGAACAATCAGAGTATTTTTCAAAAGCAAATTATGTAACTTATTCTAAAGGTGCAGACATCTTTTGCTTATTCTATGAACTTGGTGGTAATGTTTTAAAGCCACTTGGTTTTTTAACTTACATTACTTCTAATTCTTGGTTAAGGGCAATTTATGGAGAGCTTCTCAAAAAATATTTCATTGAAAAATTACAGCCAATTGCATTAATAAATATTGAAGATGTTCAAATATTTGAAGAAGCGACCGTTGAATCAAATATTATTACACTTCAAAAATCAGTGAATTCAAAACCATTTCAAGTAGTCAATTTATCAAAAGACTATTCAATAGGCGATTCTTTAAACGACTATTTCAATAAAAACAGCTTTGAATTTATTCCACCGTCAACATCTGAATGGTTTATCGGAAATCAGTCTGTTGGGTCATTAAAAAGTAAAATCGAAAATGGAGCAAGACTATTGAAAGATTTTAATGTTCGAATAAATTTTGGATTAAAAACAGGTTTTAATGAAGCATTCATAATAAATGAAATCAAAAAGAACGAATTAATAGAAGCAGATGAGAAAAATGCTGAAATAATTAAACCAATAATTCGTGGCAGGGATTTAAAAAAATACAGTTACGTCTTTGAGAATATTTACTTGATAAATTCACATAATGGAATAAAATCAATTGGTTTAAAAAGGATTGAAACCGAGACCGAATACCCAACAATTTACGAACACTTAAAAAGTTATTCTCCCAAAGTTGAAATGCGTTCAGATATGGGAGACCATTGGTCAAATCTCAGAAATTGTGCCTATTTAGAAGATTTTGAAAGAGATAAAATAATATGGGGCGAAATTTCAGATAAACCAAAATTTGCTTTTGACGATGAAAAGTATTTTGCAGAAGCAACTACTTTCCTGATGACGGGTGAAAAATTGAAATTTCTTTTGGCAATATTAAATTCAAAGGTTTCGGAGTGGTATTTCAATCTTATAGGAACAACAACAGGAATGGGAACAAACAGATGGAAGAAATATAAAATTGAATTGTTGCCAATTAAATTTCCATCATTAGAACAAGAGAAAGAAATTGAGATTTTAGTAAACCAAATTTTAGCTACAAAAAAACAAAATCCATCAGCCGACACAACCGACATAGAAAACCAAATAGACCAATTGGTTTACCAACTTTACGAGTTGACGGATGAAGAAATAAAAATTGTGGAGGGGAAATGA
- a CDS encoding HNH endonuclease signature motif containing protein: MAISKKVIRKLWATSGGFCGKPDCHADLFPFFENGQVTNIEELAHIIAQKKKGPRGNNSLALTERDEFDNIIILCPSCHTLIDKNPGVFPIDTIREWKKQHLQSIENIFKIPTFNTRQEVHKYLQPFFSENRKIFDTYGPYSENAKSDPPACELMWDRLAKEKILPNNRKIEKVIEQNQSLLTEEESSLFQEFKIHRKGFEFNKLSGDVNAMVPRFPANFQNIYK; the protein is encoded by the coding sequence ATGGCAATCTCTAAAAAGGTAATTAGAAAACTATGGGCGACATCCGGCGGCTTCTGTGGTAAGCCTGACTGTCATGCAGATTTATTCCCTTTTTTCGAAAATGGGCAAGTTACCAACATTGAGGAGCTGGCTCATATTATTGCACAAAAGAAAAAAGGACCTAGAGGAAACAATTCACTTGCTTTAACGGAACGTGACGAATTTGACAACATTATAATTCTGTGTCCATCCTGTCATACGTTAATAGATAAAAACCCTGGTGTATTCCCTATCGACACTATACGAGAATGGAAAAAGCAGCATCTTCAAAGTATCGAAAACATTTTCAAAATTCCAACTTTCAATACAAGACAAGAAGTTCACAAATATCTGCAACCATTCTTTTCAGAAAACCGTAAAATATTTGACACGTACGGTCCGTATTCTGAAAATGCTAAAAGCGACCCTCCTGCTTGTGAATTAATGTGGGATAGACTAGCGAAAGAAAAAATTTTACCAAACAATCGTAAAATTGAAAAGGTGATTGAACAAAATCAATCTCTATTAACAGAGGAAGAAAGCAGCCTATTTCAAGAATTTAAAATTCATAGAAAAGGTTTTGAGTTTAATAAGCTTTCAGGCGATGTTAATGCAATGGTTCCTAGGTTTCCCGCTAATTTTCAAAATATTTATAAATGA
- a CDS encoding helix-turn-helix domain-containing protein, translating into MENITNTLMLHKGRKIERIRKLRGLTQSELGDRLGITKQAVSKLEQAENIGDDKLKEVADALGVTYEGLKEFSEERVLYNTNNFYENCGVSATNLSANIETINNPLKETIEMFERQLELIRKELIEALKSK; encoded by the coding sequence ATGGAAAATATTACGAATACGCTAATGCTGCATAAAGGCAGGAAGATTGAGAGGATCAGGAAATTAAGAGGTCTTACACAAAGTGAGCTGGGTGATAGATTAGGTATTACAAAGCAAGCCGTGTCAAAACTTGAGCAGGCTGAAAACATCGGAGATGATAAATTGAAAGAAGTAGCCGATGCTTTAGGGGTTACGTACGAGGGCTTAAAGGAGTTTAGTGAAGAGCGTGTATTGTATAACACAAATAACTTCTACGAGAACTGTGGCGTATCCGCAACAAACCTGAGCGCTAACATTGAAACGATAAATAATCCTTTGAAGGAAACAATTGAGATGTTTGAACGACAGCTTGAGTTGATTAGAAAGGAGCTTATTGAAGCTTTGAAATCTAAATAA
- a CDS encoding helix-turn-helix domain-containing protein, whose amino-acid sequence METTSTRGTQHIGRKIEILRNLKGMKQEALAIETGLSQPQISAIENSAEVEDEVLNIIASALNLTPTMIKEFDENHLFYHIDNKLENVTINDSGTGIQQVFNPLEKVVELYERLLASEKEKLEILKALKKDN is encoded by the coding sequence ATGGAAACAACTAGCACCAGAGGAACACAGCATATTGGTAGGAAGATTGAAATATTGAGGAACTTAAAAGGGATGAAGCAGGAGGCGCTTGCCATAGAGACCGGATTGAGCCAGCCTCAGATTTCAGCAATTGAGAATTCCGCGGAGGTTGAAGATGAAGTCCTGAATATTATTGCAAGTGCATTAAATCTTACACCTACTATGATCAAGGAATTTGATGAGAACCACCTGTTCTATCATATTGATAACAAATTGGAGAATGTGACGATTAATGACTCTGGTACTGGAATTCAACAGGTTTTCAATCCGCTCGAAAAAGTTGTTGAGTTGTATGAAAGATTATTGGCAAGTGAGAAGGAGAAACTTGAAATTTTGAAGGCTCTTAAAAAAGATAACTAA